TTGGAGATTTTGTCCACCAGATGGACCGGCAGGCGGATGGTCTTTGACTGATTGGCCAGCGCGCGCTTGATGGATTGCTTGATCCACCAGGCGCCGTATGTGGAAAGCTTGCCGCCCTTGGCCGGGTCGAAACGCTCGACCGCCTTCATCAGGCCGATGTTGCCTTCATTGATCAAATCGAGCAGCGGCAGCCCCAGACCTTCGTAATCATGCGCAATTTTCACAACCAGGCGGAGATTCGCCTTGATCATCTGCTCGCGGGCCTTCTTATCACCCTTCTTGATGCGGGCCGCGAGTTCGATCTCCTCCTGCGGCGTGAGAAGTTTCACCTGCCCGATCTCGCGCAGGTAAAGTTTGATGGCGGTGTCGCCGTCGTAGGAGGAGCGCTCGCGGGCCGCGATCACGACGGCCGCTCCATCTTCACGCGGCACCTCCGCGCGGACAGGCGCAGGGCCGCGAACCGTGATCCCCGCCACCGCCGGCTTCCGCCGCGCGAGCCGGAAATTCCGTTTCGAGCGCGTCTTTTTTTGTGAAGACGGTCCGGGTTTCTTTTTCGCCGCCATAATTTCCGTTTCCACGTTAGTGCACCGACCCACCTGCGCAAGCAAATTAGCTGGGCGCGCCTGTTTCGACGGTGGCGCCCCGAAAAACTTTTGGGCCGCACTTGAATTTTATTGAGCGGGAAGGACGAAAAGGTTTTGCGGCCGCACGTGGACCGTAAGGGACCCGCCGACGCTGCGGATCTCCTCCGGGTTTTGCTCGAACGCCTTGATGACGATCGCGGGCGAAAGTCTCAACTCATATTGCTCGATTTCGCCCTGGTAAGTCACCAACGCGACGGTTGTCGCCAGTGAATTGCATTCCCCGGCGCCAATCTCCACC
The Candidatus Angelobacter sp. DNA segment above includes these coding regions:
- a CDS encoding sigma-70 family RNA polymerase sigma factor, with product MAAKKKPGPSSQKKTRSKRNFRLARRKPAVAGITVRGPAPVRAEVPREDGAAVVIAARERSSYDGDTAIKLYLREIGQVKLLTPQEEIELAARIKKGDKKAREQMIKANLRLVVKIAHDYEGLGLPLLDLINEGNIGLMKAVERFDPAKGGKLSTYGAWWIKQSIKRALANQSKTIRLPVHLVDKIS